From the genome of Vicia villosa cultivar HV-30 ecotype Madison, WI linkage group LG2, Vvil1.0, whole genome shotgun sequence, one region includes:
- the LOC131646438 gene encoding ribonuclease 1-like, whose translation MKSKGSILIKLLLLLQLSIPCLSQQQDFDFFYLVQQWPGSFCDSKKSCCYPTTGKPAADFGIHGLWPNYKDGTYPSNCDPNSPFDESEISDLTSSLQKNWPTLACPSGDGIEFWTHEWEKHGTCSESVLKQHDYFETTLNLKQKSNLLDALTSAGIQADGNSYSLSSIKGAIEKGVGFTPFIECNVDSSGNSQLYQVYLCVDTSGSNFIDCPVFPRGKCGSEIEFPTF comes from the exons ATGAAGTCCAAAGGGTCAATTTTAATTAAGCTTCTCTTGCTTCTTCAATTATCAATTCCATGTCTTTCACAACAACAAGATTTTGATTTCTTCTACCTTGTTCAACAG TGGCCAGGATCATTCTGCGACTCAAAGAAGAGTTGTTGCTATCCAACAACTGGAAAACCTGCTGCTGATTTTGGCATTCATGGTTTATGGCCTAATTACAAAGATGGCACATATCCATCTAACTGTGATCCCAATAGCCCTTTTGACGAATCTGAG ATATCTGATCTCACAAGTAGTTTACAAAAGAACTGGCCCACACTTGCATGCCCAAGTGGTGACGGAATAGAGTTCTGGACACATGAGTGGGAGAAACACGGAACTTGCTCAGAATCAGTCCTTAAGCAACATGATTATTTTGAAACAACTCTCAACTTGAAACAAAAATCCAACCTCCTCGATGCTCTTACAAGTGCAGGAATACAAGCTGATGGAAATTCATACAGCTTGAGCAGTATCAAAGGAGCTATAGAAAAGGGAGTTGGGTTTACTCCATTCATTGAATGTAATGTGGATTCATCTGGTAACAGTCAGCTATACCAAGTTTACCTCTGTGTGGACACTTCTGGATCAAACTTCATTGATTGTCCTGTTTTCCCCCGTGGAAAGTGTGGATCTGAGATTGAGTTCCCAACCTTTTAA
- the LOC131646439 gene encoding ribonuclease 1-like yields the protein MESKGSILIKLLLLLQLSFLCVSQQDFDFFYLVQQWPGSFCDSKKSCCYPTTGKPAADFGIHGLWPNDKDGTYPSNCDPNSPFDESQISDLTSSLQKNWPTLACPSGDGIEFWTHEWEKHGTCSESSLKQHDYFETTLNLKQKSNLLDALTSAGIQADGNSYSLSNIKGAIEKGVGFTPFIECNVDSSGNSQLYQVYLCVDTSGSNFIECPVFPHGKCGSEIEFPTF from the exons ATGGAGTCTAAAGGATCAATTTTAATTAAGCTTCTCTTGCTTCTTCAATTATCATTTCTATGTGTTTCACAACAAGATTTTGATTTCTTCTACCTTGTTCAACAG TGGCCAGGATCATTCTGTGACTCAAAGAAGAGTTGTTGCTATCCAACAACTGGTAAACCTGCTGCTGATTTTGGTATTCATGGTTTATGGCCTAATGATAAAGATGGTACTTATCCTTCTAACTGTGATCCCAATAGCCCTTTTGACGAATCTCAG ATATCTGATCTCACAAGTAGTTTACAAAAGAACTGGCCCACACTAGCATGCCCAAGTGGTGATGGAATAGAATTTTGGACACATGAATGGGAGAAACATGGAACTTGCTCAGAATCAAGCCTCAAACAACATGATTATTTTGAAACAACTCTCAACTTGAAACAAAAATCCAACCTCCTCGATGCTCTTACAAGTGCAGGAATACAAGCCGATGGAAATTCATACAGCTTGAGCAATATCAAAGGAGCTATAGAAAAGGGAGTTGGGTTTACTCCATTCATTGAATGCAATGTCGATTCATCTGGTAACAGTCAGCTATACCAAGTTTACCTGTGTGTGGACACTTCTGGATCAAACTTCATTGAATGTCCAGTTTTCCCCCATGGCAAATGTGGATCTGAGATTGAGTTCCCAACTTTTTAA